A part of Geothermobacter hydrogeniphilus genomic DNA contains:
- a CDS encoding ABC transporter permease has product MTPHHNRIFLAALILPMGLLAGYFLLLLGGQAPYLSWAALRAELSSPSLLDAIRLSLVSATIATLAALAFAVPVGYALARLSFPGKRLLDTLLDLPVVLTPVALGTLILMALNTPPGRFLHSLGLTLPFTVAGVIAAQFTVVVAMAVRMLKASFEEISPRYEQVARLLGCSAGGSFLRVTLPLARRGILAAFILCWARAIGEFGATVMVAGTARGQTATLPSSIYLAMSAADLSRAVVLILILILISFAVLFLVRLVGGRRP; this is encoded by the coding sequence GTGACCCCCCATCACAACAGAATCTTCCTGGCGGCCCTGATCCTGCCGATGGGCCTGCTGGCCGGTTATTTCCTGCTGCTGCTGGGAGGACAGGCGCCCTACCTGAGCTGGGCGGCGCTGCGCGCGGAATTGAGTTCGCCGTCCCTGCTGGATGCCATCCGCCTCAGCCTGGTCAGCGCCACCATCGCCACCCTGGCGGCCCTGGCGTTTGCCGTACCGGTCGGCTACGCCCTGGCCCGGCTGAGCTTTCCCGGCAAGCGCCTGCTCGACACCCTGCTCGACCTGCCGGTGGTACTGACCCCGGTCGCTCTCGGCACCCTGATCCTGATGGCGCTGAACACCCCGCCCGGTCGTTTCCTGCACAGCCTGGGGCTGACCCTGCCGTTCACCGTCGCCGGGGTGATCGCCGCCCAGTTCACCGTCGTGGTGGCGATGGCGGTGCGCATGCTCAAGGCAAGCTTTGAGGAGATTTCACCCCGTTATGAACAGGTCGCGCGACTGCTCGGCTGCAGTGCCGGCGGCAGCTTCCTGCGCGTCACCCTGCCGCTGGCGCGACGCGGCATCCTCGCCGCTTTCATCCTCTGCTGGGCCCGGGCGATCGGCGAATTCGGCGCCACGGTGATGGTCGCCGGCACCGCCAGGGGGCAGACCGCCACCCTGCCGAGCAGCATCTACCTGGCCATGTCGGCAGCCGACCTGTCGCGCGCGGTGGTGCTGATCCTGATCCTGATCCTGATCAGCTTCGCCGTGCTCTTCCTGGTTCGGCTGGTCGGAGGGCGACGGCCATGA
- the mobAB gene encoding bifunctional molybdenum cofactor guanylyltransferase MobA/molybdopterin-guanine dinucleotide biosynthesis adaptor protein MobB produces the protein MQNTHNENIDFPDLTGVLLAGGRSLRMGCDKARLQIDGQPLYRRALDLLRHFCVRVLIAGDRPDLEAPDLPSVPDLYPGSALGGLYTGLRAAETDWILVAPCDMPRPDPAIVERMLALRQGRDAVVPRTPEGYEPVFALYHRNCLGQMEEMLRRDQYRIYDFYQRINIRYLDPPELPAGWQRSLVNLNTPEQLARFKDLQEGETAMTPPVVSVVAKSGTGKTTLLEKLIAELKQRGHRVAAIKHDAHSFSIDHEGKDSWRLTRAGADTMLITSPQQVAMVKQNPAGEEPSLDETIADYCDDVDIILTEGFKRSSMPKIEVHRRERSEQLLCRGEEHDPTLIAVASDVRLELDVPCFDLNDVPAIADFIEERYLR, from the coding sequence ATGCAGAATACGCACAACGAAAATATCGACTTTCCCGACCTCACCGGGGTCTTGCTGGCCGGCGGCAGAAGCCTGCGCATGGGGTGCGACAAGGCGCGGCTGCAAATCGACGGACAACCCCTCTACCGGCGCGCCCTCGACCTGCTGCGCCATTTCTGCGTCCGGGTGCTGATCGCCGGCGACCGACCCGACCTGGAAGCCCCCGACCTGCCCTCGGTCCCCGACCTCTACCCGGGCAGCGCCCTGGGCGGGCTGTATACCGGGCTGCGGGCGGCGGAAACTGACTGGATCCTGGTCGCGCCCTGCGACATGCCCCGCCCCGACCCGGCCATTGTCGAACGGATGCTGGCACTGCGGCAGGGGCGGGATGCCGTCGTCCCGCGCACTCCCGAAGGCTACGAACCGGTGTTCGCCCTCTATCACCGAAACTGCCTCGGGCAGATGGAAGAGATGCTGCGCCGGGACCAGTACCGCATCTACGATTTCTACCAGCGGATCAACATCCGCTATCTCGATCCGCCGGAGCTGCCGGCGGGCTGGCAACGTTCGCTGGTCAATCTCAACACTCCCGAACAACTGGCCCGGTTCAAGGACCTTCAGGAAGGAGAAACAGCCATGACCCCACCGGTCGTCTCCGTGGTCGCCAAAAGCGGTACCGGCAAGACCACCCTGCTGGAGAAACTGATTGCCGAACTGAAACAACGCGGACATCGGGTGGCCGCCATCAAGCACGACGCCCACAGCTTCAGTATCGATCACGAGGGCAAGGACTCCTGGCGCCTGACCCGGGCCGGAGCTGACACCATGCTGATCACCTCGCCACAGCAGGTCGCCATGGTGAAACAGAATCCCGCCGGAGAGGAACCTTCCCTCGACGAGACCATCGCCGACTACTGCGACGATGTCGACATCATCCTCACCGAAGGATTCAAACGCAGCAGCATGCCGAAGATCGAAGTCCACCGCCGGGAGCGCAGCGAACAGTTGCTGTGCCGGGGTGAGGAACACGATCCGACCCTGATCGCGGTCGCCAGCGATGTCCGGCTTGAGCTGGATGTGCCTTGTTTCGACCTCAATGACGTGCCGGCAATCGCCGATTTCATCGAGGAGCGGTATTTGCGATAA
- a CDS encoding ArsR/SmtB family transcription factor, translating to MKKLTDEIKALGDETRLRILNLLRDAELCVCDLFAVLNLPQSTVSRHLAILRRGGWVIDQRRGSWMFYRLADDAAAAAILTPLLERMTGCERAVADQGALRTYLAKKSEAECL from the coding sequence ATGAAAAAACTCACTGACGAAATCAAGGCTCTCGGCGACGAAACCCGGCTGCGGATTCTCAACCTGCTGCGGGATGCCGAGCTCTGTGTCTGCGACCTGTTCGCCGTCCTCAACCTGCCGCAGTCGACTGTCTCGCGGCATCTCGCCATCCTCCGCCGCGGCGGTTGGGTGATCGACCAGCGGCGGGGCAGCTGGATGTTCTACCGGCTGGCCGATGACGCGGCGGCGGCTGCGATCCTCACCCCGCTGCTGGAACGGATGACCGGTTGTGAGCGAGCGGTTGCCGACCAGGGGGCGCTGCGAACCTACCTGGCAAAGAAAAGCGAAGCAGAATGTTTATGA
- a CDS encoding winged helix-turn-helix domain-containing protein, translating into MKTIRVRSKVWLEVDGEPLLGDGRERLLLAIQRTGSLNAAAAELGIPYRKVWSQLRQMEEHAPFPLVRRVKGGKGGGSTSLTEQTVALLARYARLKQGLEAMVDEKFREGAQDDL; encoded by the coding sequence ATGAAAACCATCCGCGTGCGCAGCAAAGTCTGGCTGGAAGTCGACGGTGAACCCCTGCTGGGCGACGGCCGGGAGCGGCTGCTGCTGGCCATCCAGCGAACCGGGTCGCTCAACGCGGCCGCCGCCGAACTCGGCATTCCCTATCGCAAGGTCTGGTCACAGTTGCGACAGATGGAGGAGCATGCCCCCTTTCCCCTGGTGAGACGGGTCAAGGGCGGCAAAGGTGGAGGATCAACGTCCCTCACCGAGCAGACGGTTGCCCTGCTGGCGCGCTATGCCCGGCTCAAACAGGGGCTGGAGGCGATGGTCGACGAGAAATTCCGCGAGGGGGCACAGGATGATCTTTAG
- a CDS encoding ABC transporter ATP-binding protein, whose amino-acid sequence MIRAEQLQIACGDFRLGPVDLSIPAGSYLTLLGPSGAGKTILLEALMGLLKPVAGRVLLNGREMAAQPPERRNIAYLPQDLALFPHLSVQDNILFGSRVRRLDPAASRDRLAELVAMLDLEGPLTRRDISTLSGGEKQRVALARALLPNPQLLFLDEPHSALDASITRQLQIKLRQINRELGVTILHVTHDQEEAFMLGGQIAVLIDGRLQQLGSSDDIYYGPANLSVARFLRHQNIFSLTVAERLPDGRMRLRGELDLVCASERELPVGTRVAVGIRNEEVTLIRPDRPVGDDLRDNLFAAEIVDIFGFGGYHTLVVKLRESPATIELNLPNCAFRDLGLDTGDNVRISLRARSLWVLPPDDEPRGQHSYMEG is encoded by the coding sequence ATGATCCGCGCCGAACAACTGCAAATCGCGTGCGGTGATTTCCGCCTGGGACCGGTTGATCTCAGCATCCCGGCCGGCAGTTACCTGACCCTGCTGGGCCCATCCGGCGCCGGCAAGACCATCCTCCTTGAAGCCCTGATGGGATTGTTGAAACCTGTTGCCGGCAGGGTACTGCTCAATGGCAGGGAAATGGCGGCGCAACCGCCGGAGCGGCGCAATATCGCCTACCTGCCGCAGGACCTGGCCCTCTTTCCCCACCTTTCGGTGCAGGACAACATCCTCTTCGGCAGCCGGGTGCGCCGTCTCGATCCGGCCGCCAGCCGGGACCGGCTGGCGGAACTGGTCGCCATGCTCGACCTGGAAGGCCCCCTCACGCGCCGGGACATCTCCACCCTGTCCGGCGGCGAAAAACAGCGCGTGGCCCTGGCGCGGGCCCTGCTGCCGAATCCGCAGCTGCTGTTTCTCGACGAACCCCATTCGGCCCTCGACGCCAGCATCACCCGCCAGCTGCAGATCAAGCTGCGACAGATCAATCGTGAACTCGGGGTCACCATCCTGCATGTCACCCACGACCAGGAGGAAGCCTTCATGCTCGGGGGACAGATCGCCGTGCTGATCGACGGCAGACTGCAGCAGCTCGGTAGCAGCGACGACATCTACTACGGACCCGCCAACCTGAGTGTCGCCCGCTTCCTGCGCCATCAGAATATCTTTTCCCTGACCGTCGCCGAACGACTCCCGGACGGCCGGATGCGATTGCGCGGAGAACTGGATCTGGTCTGCGCATCGGAACGGGAGCTGCCGGTCGGCACCCGGGTGGCGGTCGGCATCCGCAACGAAGAGGTCACCCTGATCCGTCCCGACCGCCCGGTCGGGGATGATCTGCGGGACAACCTGTTCGCGGCGGAGATTGTCGACATCTTCGGCTTCGGCGGCTATCATACCCTGGTTGTCAAACTCAGAGAGTCCCCGGCAACCATCGAGCTCAACCTCCCCAACTGTGCTTTTCGCGACCTGGGACTGGATACCGGCGACAACGTCAGAATCAGTCTCAGGGCGCGCAGCCTCTGGGTTCTGCCGCCCGACGACGAACCACGGGGACAACACTCATACATGGAAGGATGA
- the modA gene encoding molybdate ABC transporter substrate-binding protein gives MIFSRFRTLGILGCLALLLIPVIAPADEITVFAGSASQPPLEELAAAWRQQTGNRVILHFGGSGTMLNQIRLTGAGDLYIPGSPDFLSKAQRFRLLDPGAKILAYLLPAIIVPKGNPAKISGLNDLARPGLRVGMADPEGVCVGLYGVELLAFNHLLEKVRPNLVGMVESCAKAAAMIPLGQVDAVLGWREFGSWNPAASEVILLQPEQIPRIAYIPAAVIRTSTRKQAAGDFLQFLTGPEGAAVFARWGYITAEADIRLLAPRAKLGGEYLLPGDWQ, from the coding sequence ATGATCTTTAGCCGCTTCCGGACCCTCGGGATCCTGGGGTGCCTTGCCCTGCTGCTGATCCCGGTGATCGCTCCGGCAGACGAAATCACCGTGTTTGCCGGCTCCGCCTCCCAACCCCCGCTGGAAGAACTGGCCGCGGCCTGGCGGCAGCAGACCGGCAACCGGGTCATTCTCCATTTCGGCGGTTCGGGAACCATGCTCAACCAGATCCGCCTGACCGGGGCGGGTGACCTCTACATCCCCGGTTCACCCGATTTCCTCAGCAAGGCACAGCGCTTTCGGCTGCTCGACCCCGGTGCGAAAATTCTCGCCTACCTGCTGCCGGCGATCATCGTCCCCAAGGGAAACCCGGCGAAGATCAGCGGCCTGAACGACCTGGCGCGGCCCGGCCTGCGGGTCGGCATGGCCGACCCGGAAGGGGTCTGCGTCGGGCTCTACGGGGTTGAACTGCTGGCCTTCAATCACCTGCTGGAAAAAGTCCGCCCCAACCTGGTCGGCATGGTGGAGAGCTGCGCCAAGGCCGCCGCCATGATTCCGCTGGGACAGGTCGATGCCGTCCTCGGCTGGCGGGAATTCGGCAGCTGGAACCCGGCAGCAAGCGAGGTCATCCTGCTGCAACCGGAGCAGATCCCGCGCATCGCCTACATCCCGGCGGCGGTGATCCGCACCAGCACCCGCAAACAGGCCGCCGGAGATTTCCTGCAGTTCCTGACCGGCCCTGAAGGCGCCGCGGTCTTTGCGCGTTGGGGATACATCACCGCTGAAGCCGACATCCGCCTCCTGGCACCGCGGGCAAAACTGGGCGGCGAGTACCTGCTGCCCGGAGACTGGCAGTGA